A region from the uncultured Desulfovibrio sp. genome encodes:
- a CDS encoding NAD(P)/FAD-dependent oxidoreductase, translating into MKKLLILGAGAGGTMIATKMRKLLSEREWEITLIDRDPVHHYQPGWLLIPFGVDTPQGCVRPKKDFISRGVNFVIDTITAVDPIQRKVECKNSTHTYDWIVVASGARIAPDEVPGLLDDWGGKIHNFYTHDGAAALGNKLKHFKKGRLVLHICETPIKCPVAPLEFVYMADWYLQKMGVRKDVEIELVTPLTGAFTKPVANNILGALCEQKGIKVTTNWTVDSVEADRAVIASVTGDEIPYDLLVSIPPNLGQEFLIESEVSDVTGFIDTDKELLKSKKFENMYIIGDATNVPASKAGSVAHFEADVIAQNLMADIEGTDNYYRFDGHTNCFIVTGFEKASLIDFSYAVEPLPGMFPLPGVGPFELLGESHINYWGKLMFKWVYYNLMLKGHELPFEPNMYLAGKDTSLLRSK; encoded by the coding sequence ATGAAAAAATTGCTTATTCTTGGTGCTGGCGCTGGCGGAACCATGATAGCCACGAAAATGAGAAAGCTCTTGAGTGAAAGAGAGTGGGAAATAACGCTGATTGACCGGGATCCCGTCCATCACTATCAGCCCGGCTGGCTCCTGATTCCGTTCGGAGTTGATACGCCGCAGGGTTGCGTTCGTCCCAAAAAGGATTTTATCAGCCGCGGAGTTAACTTCGTGATTGATACGATCACCGCTGTTGATCCTATCCAGCGCAAGGTTGAATGCAAAAACAGCACGCACACCTATGACTGGATTGTTGTTGCCTCTGGCGCAAGGATCGCTCCTGATGAAGTGCCCGGCCTTCTGGACGACTGGGGCGGCAAGATCCACAACTTCTACACCCATGACGGCGCTGCGGCGCTTGGCAACAAGCTGAAGCACTTCAAGAAGGGTCGTCTTGTTCTCCATATTTGCGAAACCCCCATCAAGTGCCCGGTTGCGCCTCTGGAATTTGTGTACATGGCCGACTGGTATCTGCAAAAAATGGGCGTGCGCAAAGATGTGGAAATTGAGCTTGTCACGCCGCTTACGGGTGCTTTTACCAAGCCTGTGGCAAACAACATTCTTGGCGCGCTGTGCGAGCAGAAGGGCATCAAGGTCACCACAAACTGGACTGTGGACAGCGTGGAAGCCGACCGCGCCGTGATCGCTTCCGTCACGGGCGATGAAATCCCCTACGACCTGCTGGTGAGCATTCCCCCGAACCTTGGGCAGGAATTCCTTATCGAATCTGAAGTCTCCGACGTGACCGGCTTTATTGATACGGACAAGGAACTGCTGAAGTCCAAGAAGTTCGAGAACATGTACATCATCGGCGACGCAACAAACGTCCCCGCGTCAAAAGCCGGGTCTGTGGCCCACTTTGAAGCGGACGTGATCGCCCAGAACCTGATGGCCGACATTGAAGGCACCGACAACTATTACAGGTTTGACGGCCATACCAACTGCTTTATCGTCACAGGCTTTGAAAAAGCCTCGCTCATCGACTTCAGCTACGCTGTGGAACCCCTGCCGGGCATGTTCCCGCTGCCTGGCGTTGGCCCCTTTGAGCTGCTGGGCGAAAGCCACATCAACTATTGGGGTAAGCTCATGTTCAAGTGGGTGTATTACAACCTCATGCTGAAAGGTCATGAGCTCCCGTTTGAACCCAATATGTATCTTGCAGGGAAAGATACCTCCTTGCTGAGAAGCAAGTAG
- a CDS encoding DUF1641 domain-containing protein, which translates to MTPEDKILERLEAIEGRLSDLQASKESSSMLLSELTPIGNHAFRLIVEEMETLNGRVTLDDILDLGRKGLLTVPRLTWLLDQLENATDLWKILHPAFAPTFPHIIEKMGEWEKDGVFEKMSAFKNAGGNLLGSMSPEDIAKTGEGLAFLISQLQRLADPDLQAKITNLIGMLGEIDTANVKPTGVFGLIGALGSAEGKQTLGLLAELIKVAGKFTGQNASK; encoded by the coding sequence ATGACACCTGAAGATAAAATTCTTGAGCGGCTGGAAGCCATTGAAGGAAGGCTCAGCGACCTTCAAGCGAGCAAGGAAAGCAGCAGCATGCTGCTGAGCGAGCTGACACCCATTGGGAACCATGCCTTTCGCCTTATTGTTGAAGAGATGGAGACCCTCAACGGCAGGGTTACGCTTGACGACATCCTGGATCTGGGCCGAAAGGGTTTGCTGACTGTTCCCAGGCTTACGTGGCTGCTCGACCAGCTCGAGAACGCCACCGACCTGTGGAAGATTCTGCACCCTGCGTTTGCGCCGACTTTTCCGCACATCATTGAAAAGATGGGCGAGTGGGAAAAGGATGGCGTGTTTGAAAAGATGTCTGCATTCAAAAACGCCGGAGGTAACCTGCTTGGCTCCATGAGCCCGGAAGACATTGCCAAAACAGGCGAAGGCCTGGCCTTTTTGATCAGCCAGTTGCAGCGCCTTGCCGACCCCGACCTGCAAGCCAAGATCACGAACCTGATCGGCATGCTGGGCGAGATCGACACGGCCAACGTGAAGCCCACGGGCGTCTTTGGCCTTATTGGGGCGCTTGGCAGCGCGGAAGGCAAACAGACTCTGGGACTGCTTGCCGAACTGATAAAAGTAGCAGGAAAGTTCACGGGCCAGAACGCGTCCAAATAA
- the sugE gene encoding quaternary ammonium compound efflux SMR transporter SugE — MSWLILFFAGLLETVWAVGLKYTEGFSRLWPSVITLAAMAASFWLLSIAMKTLPLGTAYAVWTGIGTVGAVFVGIVLFGEPIALLRLLSVALIVAGIAGLKLSS, encoded by the coding sequence ATGAGCTGGCTTATTTTATTTTTTGCAGGTCTGCTTGAAACTGTATGGGCCGTAGGGCTGAAATATACTGAGGGATTTTCACGCCTGTGGCCCAGTGTCATAACCCTTGCGGCCATGGCCGCAAGTTTTTGGCTTTTATCCATCGCCATGAAAACCCTTCCACTGGGCACAGCGTACGCGGTCTGGACAGGCATAGGTACGGTAGGTGCGGTTTTTGTCGGCATTGTGCTGTTTGGAGAACCGATAGCCCTTTTGCGTCTGCTTAGTGTCGCACTGATTGTGGCAGGGATAGCCGGATTAAAGCTGTCTTCATGA
- a CDS encoding aldehyde ferredoxin oxidoreductase C-terminal domain-containing protein has product MFRFLRVNMATKTCVFEEIPQEYAGLGGRALTSTIVAREVPPTCTPIGPHNKLVFAPGLLGATNSPNANRISVGCKSPLTEGIKESNAGGQPGGHLARLGILAVIVEDMAKEGEWWQLEVSKDHAKLIPAEVAGMNNFDAVAKLVEKYGKDCSYITIGRAGEFKLTAASIACTDRELRPMRHAGRGGVGAVMGSKGLKAIIVNPEGGKSQPLADEKAFREASKRFATALSEHPITSKGLAEYGTAVLVNILHEAGGLPTANFTVGQFDKHEAVSGELLNQLTKERGGEGKVAHGCMSGCMIRCSGILPDKKGKFQSKWPEYETLWCFGPHSGIGDLDAISKYDYMCDDIGVDTIDVGVAVGVAMAGGGIPYGDTKAVLDVMNGISEGSPLGRIVGCGAATTGRVFGVRRVPAVKGQSLPAYDPRAVKGQGVTYATSPMGADHTAGYAVTANILNCGGTVDPLKKDGQIELSRNLQVATASVDSVGLCLFTAFAILDVPDALPAIVDMLNAKFGWKLTGDDVVTLGQRILSTEIDFNRRAGITQAADVLPDFFTDEKLPPHNTTFDITHEELKTVFNWIEEKK; this is encoded by the coding sequence ATGTTCCGTTTTTTGCGCGTCAATATGGCAACCAAGACCTGTGTTTTTGAAGAAATCCCTCAAGAATACGCTGGCCTTGGCGGCCGTGCGTTGACTTCTACCATCGTTGCGCGTGAGGTGCCGCCCACCTGTACGCCCATTGGCCCCCACAACAAGCTTGTTTTTGCTCCCGGCCTGCTGGGTGCCACCAATAGCCCCAACGCCAACCGTATTTCCGTGGGCTGCAAAAGCCCGCTGACCGAAGGCATCAAGGAATCCAACGCGGGCGGTCAGCCCGGCGGTCACTTGGCCCGTTTGGGCATTCTGGCTGTTATTGTGGAAGACATGGCCAAGGAAGGCGAGTGGTGGCAGCTTGAAGTGAGCAAGGACCACGCCAAGCTGATTCCCGCCGAAGTAGCCGGAATGAACAACTTTGATGCCGTGGCCAAGCTGGTGGAAAAGTACGGCAAGGATTGCAGCTACATCACCATTGGCCGCGCGGGCGAATTCAAGCTCACGGCGGCTTCCATTGCCTGCACCGACCGCGAACTGCGCCCCATGCGCCATGCCGGGCGCGGCGGCGTTGGCGCGGTAATGGGTTCCAAGGGCCTCAAGGCCATCATTGTGAATCCCGAAGGCGGCAAGAGCCAGCCTCTGGCTGACGAAAAGGCTTTTCGCGAGGCTTCCAAGCGCTTCGCCACGGCGCTTTCCGAACACCCCATCACCAGCAAGGGGCTTGCCGAATACGGCACCGCCGTGCTCGTCAACATCCTGCACGAGGCGGGCGGCCTGCCCACCGCCAACTTTACTGTTGGGCAGTTTGACAAACATGAGGCTGTTTCGGGCGAGCTTTTGAACCAGCTCACCAAGGAACGCGGCGGCGAGGGCAAGGTGGCCCACGGCTGCATGAGCGGCTGCATGATCCGTTGCAGCGGCATTTTGCCCGACAAAAAAGGCAAGTTCCAGAGCAAGTGGCCCGAATACGAAACCCTCTGGTGCTTCGGCCCCCACTCAGGCATTGGCGACCTTGATGCCATCTCCAAGTACGACTACATGTGCGATGATATCGGCGTTGACACCATCGACGTGGGCGTTGCCGTGGGCGTGGCCATGGCTGGCGGCGGTATCCCCTACGGAGATACCAAGGCTGTGCTTGATGTCATGAACGGCATCAGCGAGGGCTCTCCGCTTGGTCGTATTGTTGGTTGCGGCGCGGCCACCACGGGCCGGGTGTTTGGCGTGCGGCGCGTGCCTGCGGTCAAGGGCCAGAGCCTGCCCGCATATGATCCCCGTGCGGTCAAGGGCCAGGGCGTCACCTACGCCACCTCGCCCATGGGCGCGGACCACACCGCCGGTTACGCCGTGACGGCCAACATCCTTAACTGCGGCGGTACGGTTGACCCCCTCAAGAAGGACGGGCAGATCGAGCTTTCACGCAATCTCCAGGTGGCTACCGCCTCTGTGGATTCCGTGGGCCTGTGCCTGTTCACGGCCTTTGCCATCCTTGACGTGCCGGATGCCCTGCCCGCCATTGTGGACATGCTCAATGCCAAGTTTGGCTGGAAGCTCACCGGCGACGACGTTGTGACGTTGGGCCAGCGTATTCTTTCCACAGAAATCGACTTCAACCGCCGCGCGGGCATCACCCAGGCTGCGGACGTGCTGCCCGATTTCTTCACTGACGAAAAGCTGCCCCCGCACAACACCACTTTCGACATCACCCACGAAGAACTCAAGACGGTCTTCAACTGGATTGAGGAAAAGAAGTAG
- a CDS encoding TOBE domain-containing protein, translating to MRNHLTRQQLEGLTLCWEQWEAEAATRTQKTMRARLHLIFLLMRYGGLRLGEVLALEPRSSIDTVTGMLRVSGSNAREILLPMSAMRNIRRILGLPQAAEPDFLQFDQSFLRKKFYAVGSLMGLSSACVGPRAIRYSRGLELLELHVPMPLVLKFLGQQDADQLLAFLNFSDGEARKLLTTQAQGKDTSASACHGGEADDGTNLFWGIVTRIFTGMRKVYVEITTFSDFRLAAACTPEEAALHEVHENQVLSVRVDPERIVLSPEKSSMSLANCVKGVVDSLHSDMVETFVCVGLPDGTTLRATVDTCTLDNMHLRDGKKVYAHFASSAVRLVAE from the coding sequence ATGCGTAATCATCTGACCCGCCAACAACTCGAAGGCCTGACCCTGTGCTGGGAACAGTGGGAGGCCGAGGCCGCAACACGCACGCAAAAAACCATGCGTGCGCGTCTGCACCTGATTTTTTTGCTGATGCGCTACGGCGGCTTGCGGCTGGGCGAAGTGCTGGCGCTGGAGCCTCGTTCCTCCATCGATACCGTTACTGGCATGCTGCGCGTTTCTGGCTCCAACGCTCGCGAAATCTTGCTGCCCATGAGCGCCATGCGCAACATCCGGCGCATTCTTGGTCTGCCGCAGGCGGCGGAGCCGGATTTTTTGCAGTTTGACCAGAGCTTTCTGCGCAAGAAATTTTACGCAGTGGGCAGCTTGATGGGCCTGTCTTCTGCCTGCGTGGGACCTCGCGCCATACGTTATTCGCGCGGGCTTGAACTGCTGGAACTGCATGTGCCCATGCCGCTGGTGCTCAAGTTTTTGGGGCAACAGGACGCTGACCAACTGCTGGCCTTTCTGAACTTTTCTGACGGCGAGGCGCGCAAACTGCTGACCACGCAGGCTCAAGGAAAAGACACCTCGGCAAGCGCCTGCCACGGCGGCGAGGCCGATGACGGAACCAATCTTTTTTGGGGCATTGTTACCCGCATATTTACCGGCATGCGCAAGGTGTATGTGGAGATAACCACTTTTTCTGATTTCAGGCTCGCGGCGGCCTGCACACCGGAAGAAGCCGCCCTGCATGAAGTGCACGAAAATCAGGTGCTGAGCGTGCGGGTAGACCCAGAGCGCATAGTTTTAAGCCCTGAAAAATCGTCCATGAGTCTTGCCAACTGCGTCAAGGGCGTGGTGGACAGTCTGCACTCTGATATGGTGGAAACCTTTGTCTGCGTTGGTTTGCCAGACGGCACAACCCTGCGGGCCACGGTAGACACCTGCACGCTGGACAACATGCATCTGCGTGACGGCAAAAAGGTGTATGCCCATTTTGCCTCCAGCGCCGTTCGGCTGGTGGCCGAGTAG
- a CDS encoding ATP-binding cassette domain-containing protein — protein sequence MSANLYEARNLVQRYNGREALNVPHLAIGQGEAVFLTGPNGCGKSTLLRLLAFLEHQAAGELRYAGGAEGRKEATLLLQDPYLLHMSVFNNVVLGLKFRNQTADLRQTFERCMQAAGFGDPWNFADRGPRELSGGERQRVALASRLALRPRVLLLDEPTANVDAASARAIALAVRNSTAEGMTVVCATHDPALLRALDAREIKLGAAWDMDTRVSSS from the coding sequence ATGAGCGCCAATCTGTATGAAGCCCGCAACCTTGTGCAACGCTACAATGGGCGCGAGGCGCTCAATGTGCCGCACCTTGCTATTGGGCAGGGCGAGGCGGTCTTTCTCACCGGCCCCAATGGCTGCGGCAAATCGACCCTGTTGCGGCTGCTGGCCTTTCTGGAGCACCAGGCTGCTGGCGAGCTGCGCTATGCCGGTGGTGCGGAAGGGCGCAAGGAGGCAACCCTGCTTTTGCAGGATCCCTACCTGTTGCACATGAGCGTTTTCAACAATGTGGTGCTTGGGCTGAAGTTCCGCAACCAGACGGCTGACCTGCGGCAGACTTTTGAACGCTGCATGCAGGCCGCAGGTTTTGGCGATCCCTGGAATTTTGCGGATCGCGGCCCGCGCGAACTCTCTGGCGGAGAACGCCAGCGGGTTGCCCTGGCATCGCGCCTGGCCCTGCGGCCCAGAGTGCTGCTGCTTGACGAACCAACAGCCAATGTGGATGCCGCAAGCGCACGGGCTATTGCCCTGGCAGTAAGGAACAGCACGGCAGAAGGCATGACTGTTGTCTGCGCCACACATGATCCTGCTCTTTTGCGCGCACTTGATGCAAGGGAAATCAAACTTGGCGCAGCGTGGGACATGGACACTCGCGTTTCGTCATCATAG
- a CDS encoding ABC transporter permease, which yields MDYLINGFSSALYLLTHMDAATLSAIYATIASTCYAMAAALLLGVPLGFLLGHCSFPGKRALRLISDTLLAFPTVLIGLLVYAFITARGPLGEYGLLFTLPGMAIGQAVLALPIVISWTAQALEDLDPRCRETLLTLGANGRQLAMYALWECRYAVGMVCVTAFGRVITEVGVAMMLGGNIRYATRTMTTAIALETSKGDFAQGIALGLVLLLMAFVVNLALAFFRRRGRA from the coding sequence ATGGATTATCTTATCAACGGCTTCAGCAGTGCCTTGTATCTGCTCACGCATATGGATGCGGCCACGCTTTCGGCCATTTACGCAACCATTGCGTCTACCTGCTACGCCATGGCGGCAGCCTTGCTGCTGGGGGTGCCGCTGGGTTTTCTGCTTGGGCATTGCTCCTTTCCCGGTAAAAGGGCGCTGCGGCTGATTTCAGATACCTTGCTGGCCTTTCCCACAGTGCTGATCGGCCTGCTGGTCTACGCCTTTATCACCGCGCGCGGCCCCCTTGGCGAATACGGTCTGCTGTTTACCCTGCCGGGTATGGCCATCGGGCAGGCGGTGCTGGCCCTGCCCATAGTGATTTCGTGGACAGCACAGGCGCTTGAAGACCTTGATCCCCGCTGCCGCGAAACCCTGCTTACGCTGGGTGCCAACGGCAGGCAGCTTGCCATGTACGCGCTGTGGGAGTGCCGTTACGCCGTGGGCATGGTGTGTGTTACGGCCTTTGGCCGTGTCATTACAGAAGTGGGCGTGGCCATGATGCTTGGGGGCAACATTCGTTATGCCACCCGCACCATGACAACGGCCATTGCCCTTGAAACCAGCAAGGGCGATTTTGCCCAGGGGATTGCCCTTGGCCTTGTGCTGCTGCTCATGGCCTTTGTGGTCAATCTGGCGCTTGCATTTTTCAGGCGCAGGGGGCGGGCATGA
- a CDS encoding substrate-binding domain-containing protein, translating to MFRLPRFLLLACAAGYMACAAPVLAADTLLMATTTSTQDSGLLEYLEPVFKQETGIELKWVAVGTGKALEIAKNCDADVLLVHAPSAELEFVKAGHGVDRRQVMYNDFVIVGPVADPAGVKGQTTAEALKRILDTKSGFVSRGDQSGTHKAEQKLWQQSNIVPDKDPKYFSAGQGMISTLNMAAEKQAYALTDRGTWITFADKMGDKNPLAIVVEGDKALFNQYSVITVNPVQCPKVKTDLAKKFEDWWVAPATQQKIAGYMLKGKQLFFPNANK from the coding sequence ATGTTCCGTTTACCCCGTTTTCTGCTCCTGGCTTGCGCTGCGGGCTACATGGCCTGCGCCGCGCCAGTTCTGGCCGCCGATACTCTCTTGATGGCAACCACCACCAGCACGCAGGATTCCGGCCTGCTCGAATATCTGGAGCCTGTCTTCAAGCAGGAAACCGGCATTGAGCTTAAGTGGGTTGCCGTGGGTACCGGCAAAGCCCTTGAAATCGCCAAAAATTGCGATGCCGACGTGCTGCTGGTGCATGCGCCTTCGGCTGAGCTTGAATTCGTTAAGGCCGGGCATGGCGTGGACCGCCGTCAGGTCATGTACAATGACTTTGTGATCGTTGGCCCCGTGGCTGACCCCGCTGGCGTGAAAGGGCAGACCACTGCCGAGGCGCTGAAGCGTATTCTGGATACCAAGTCGGGCTTTGTGAGCCGTGGCGACCAGTCCGGCACGCACAAGGCGGAGCAGAAGTTGTGGCAGCAGAGCAATATTGTGCCTGACAAGGATCCCAAATATTTTTCTGCGGGGCAGGGCATGATCTCCACCCTGAACATGGCTGCAGAAAAGCAGGCCTACGCCCTCACAGACCGTGGAACCTGGATCACCTTTGCCGACAAGATGGGCGACAAAAACCCGCTGGCTATCGTGGTTGAAGGCGACAAGGCCCTGTTCAACCAGTACAGCGTCATCACGGTCAATCCCGTCCAGTGCCCCAAGGTCAAGACCGATCTGGCCAAGAAGTTTGAAGACTGGTGGGTTGCCCCGGCCACCCAGCAGAAGATCGCCGGGTACATGCTCAAGGGGAAACAGCTTTTCTTCCCCAATGCCAACAAGTAG